A window of the Desulforapulum autotrophicum HRM2 genome harbors these coding sequences:
- a CDS encoding AAA family ATPase — MTHNSPSNVRFSGATKYVLDSELAGIVNVSMALEMPLLLKGEPGTGKTMLAYAIAESLDMPLIVLNVKSSMKLIEALYQYDTLTRLNDSRFGDSMREVSNIDDYIKMGKIGQAFTAPHRTVLLIDEIDKADTDFQDDMLDVLDQMQFDIIETDQTIKAVNRPVIIITSNAKKDLSDPFLGRCNFHHIAFPDPKMMRKIIDIHFPDIDKTLAENAINAFFTMRELDGVEKKPATRELINWIRALNADPDFKSRDLIKGELPFLGVLFKKSPDYDRARSLTPRRRLF, encoded by the coding sequence ATGACACACAACAGCCCGTCAAATGTACGATTTTCCGGTGCCACCAAATATGTGCTTGACAGTGAACTTGCAGGAATCGTCAATGTTTCCATGGCCCTTGAGATGCCGCTTCTGCTGAAGGGCGAGCCCGGAACTGGCAAGACTATGCTGGCCTACGCAATTGCCGAAAGTCTTGATATGCCTCTGATTGTGCTCAATGTGAAATCCAGCATGAAGCTTATTGAAGCCCTTTATCAGTATGACACCCTGACCCGCCTCAACGACAGCCGCTTTGGAGATTCCATGCGGGAGGTGAGCAATATCGATGATTACATCAAGATGGGCAAGATCGGCCAGGCTTTTACCGCACCCCACCGCACCGTTCTTCTCATCGACGAGATCGACAAGGCCGATACCGATTTCCAGGATGATATGCTGGATGTGCTGGACCAGATGCAGTTTGACATCATTGAGACCGACCAGACAATCAAGGCCGTGAACCGGCCTGTGATCATCATCACCTCAAACGCCAAAAAGGACCTGTCCGATCCATTCCTGGGTCGGTGCAATTTCCACCACATTGCCTTTCCCGATCCTAAAATGATGAGAAAAATCATTGACATTCATTTTCCCGATATCGACAAGACTCTTGCCGAAAATGCCATCAACGCATTTTTTACCATGCGTGAACTGGACGGGGTTGAAAAAAAACCAGCGACAAGGGAGCTGATTAACTGGATTCGTGCCTTGAATGCCGATCCAGACTTTAAGTCCAGGGACCTTATCAAGGGAGAACTCCCCTTTCTCGGGGTGTTGTTCAAGAAAAGTCCGGACTATGACCGGGCAAGAAGCCTCACCCCAAGGCGGCGGCTTTTCTAG
- a CDS encoding twin-arginine translocase TatA/TatE family subunit: MIGGLGMPELIIILVIILIIFGAGKLPEIGSGIGKGIKNFKKATRDAELNEGDKDDKEKEQEKLDK; the protein is encoded by the coding sequence ATGATTGGTGGACTTGGAATGCCAGAACTGATAATTATCCTTGTGATTATCCTCATCATATTTGGAGCGGGAAAACTTCCTGAAATCGGCTCTGGAATAGGAAAAGGGATCAAGAATTTTAAGAAAGCAACCCGGGATGCAGAACTTAACGAAGGCGACAAGGACGACAAGGAAAAAGAGCAGGAAAAATTGGACAAGTAG